Genomic segment of Arachis stenosperma cultivar V10309 chromosome 4, arast.V10309.gnm1.PFL2, whole genome shotgun sequence:
gagggacctgagcaaaaatctgattcagagaccaaaaaggactgcagatgctgttggattctgacctccctgcactcgaagtggattttctggagctacagaagcccaattggcgcgctctcaacggcgttggaaagtagacatccagggctttccagcaatatataatagtccatactttgtccaagatttgatggcccaaacccgcaaagcaatccggcctcaggaattccagcgttaaacgccggaacaggaataaaagttggagttaaacgcccaaactggcatgggagctggcgtttaactccagaaaagttctctacacgaatttccttgattgctcagcccaagcacacaccaagtgggcccggaagtggatttttatgtcatttactcatctttgtacacctaggctactagttatctataagtaggaccttttactattgtatttgtatcgagactttggtagctatctttgttttatgctatcttagacctctgggaggctggccattcggccatgcctagaccctgttcttatgtattttcaacggtggagtttctacacaccatagattaagggtgtggagctctgctgtacctcgagtattaatgcaattactattgttcttccattcaattccgcttgttcttttgccaagatatcacttgttcttcaacatgatgatggtgatgattgacgcccatcaccactctcacctatgaacaaggtgattgacaaccattcttgttctacaagcattcgaggcttagtgaatatctcttggattcttcggagtcttcgtggtataggcaggacctgatggcagcattcaagagaatccggaaggtctaaccttgtctgtggtgttctgagtaggattcaatgactgaatgactgtgacgtgcttcaaaccctgagggcgggggcgttagtgataacgcaaaagaatcactggattctattccgcgcctgattgagaaccgacagatgaattccgctatgccgtgacaggacatatgcaatcgctttcactgagaggatgggaggtagctgctgacaacagtgagaccctatacgagcttgccatggaagggagtaagaaaggattggatgaaggctgtaggaaagcagagagacggaagggaaggcatcttcatacacttgtctgaagctcatacaccaatgatatacataagtatcactatctttatcttctatgttattttcgttcatcaccatatatatctgagtttgcctgactaagatttacaagatgaccatagcttgcttcattactaacaatctccgtgggatcgacccttactcacgtaaggttttattacttggacgacccagtgcacttgctggttagttgtgcgaagttgtgtaatgccatggtattaagcgcaccaagtttttggagccattaccagggattatgagagttgtgaaaaagtatagttcacaatttcgccgaccactcttcattgaccttggtctcagaaccagctactttaccacttcttaattgaatagccttgcaatcttctcctgggttcaccactgtatcacctTGAAATGTAGTTGCAGACCTCTCAAGTATTTGCTTGCTCAGTTGACCCACTAGCACTTCTAAATTTTTAatggaggctctggtttcctgcataacTTGTGCTTCTACACTTgccacttgtccacttatcaTAGTGATAGCCTTAcattcctctcttggatttggaattgtgttactaggaaggctattagtggtcctctgatcaattttattaactctggtggctatttgacccatttgaatctccaggttcttgatggatgctctggtttcctgtctaaaacctgtcaatattacttccaaatcattgttctgttggaaaccaccctgagaattattgttgaagttctgaggtctctgaggttgatccctccatccaaaatttgggtgatttctccatccctGGTTATATGTCTTAGAATATGGGTCATTGTTGGGAATTCTAggaccactccccatgtaattcacctgttcaaaagaacgttgagcataatcataattatcattttgcacaaaattaCCTGCCATGTCATAGGAGACTTCCTGTGGgggattttgggtgttgatagctgagacttgcatgccacccatctgttgagtaagtacatttatttgctgagacatcagcttgttctgagcaagaagagCATTAATAGCATCTACTTCCAACACGCCTCTCTTCTGAGGGGTTTCAAAGTTCACAGTATTCCTGTTAgaggagtataaatattggttgctagcaaccaattcaataagctcaatagtctcctccggtgtcttcttcttgtgcaatgaacctcctgcagaattatctaagcacattttggacatttcacccaagccttcataaaatATGTCTATTTGTGTTCATTTGGTGAACATGTCtggagggcattgcctagtcagtagcttgtatctctcccaagcttcatatagAGTcccaccatccttctgtctgaaggtttgaacctccatcctaagcttagtcagcttctttggtgggaaaaattttgtgagaaactcagtaaccaccttgttccaagtatccaaactGTCCTTGGGTTAAGAATCTAGCCATAGTTTTGCTCCATCTCTCAGAGCAAACGGGAAGAGCATTAGTTTGTACACATCTGGGTTCACTCTgtttgtcttcacagtatcacaaatctgcagAAAACTTGAAATGAATTGATTTGGGTCTTTGTGGGAAAGACcatgatactggcagttttgttgcaccagggtgaccagttgaggcttcaactcaaagttgtttgcagtaataggaggcaccacaatgctCTTTCCATATAGATCTGCAGTAGGAATAGAGAAAGAGCCAAGTACTTGATGcatggaaacttgtctctcaacaaatttcccatcggcaagtgtaccgaattgtcgtcaagtaaaaactcactatagagtgaggtcgaatcccacagagattgattgatcaagcaactttaattagaggaatgTTATAGTTGAGCGAACCagaatttgatttgagatttgcagagaatttaaattgcggaaaagtaaatagcagaaaaagtaaatgctagaaatAAAGAGCTGAATGTAAATGGCGGAAGGTAAAtagcagaatcttaaatgggaatggggaaatgctcataaaagtaaatggcaaaaattaaagagaatgggtaagatcagaaatggggagttcattcggcttaggagatgttgcattctccagatcaaattcattttcatctcttcctcaatcaatgcattcattgatctccttggcaatcttaagtgatcgaattccaattccttggtaatccaatctctcaaatcttgatcaatagccaattccttggtcaattgctcatgagaagagataaagtatggtcactgattataccacatgcattcccaaatcaagtattggtaggattatagtcacatatccatccaaacccaatttggtccagcatgagaaagcatttctagcatgatctcttcattcctcttccaaggttccgaagagatccaagtatgaatagtttcttttccaagataactacccaattggatgaagattgaaagctttctagtaaaatcaggagaaaagatagaagaagaagaatgaaaactaatattgatccatcaaattgcAGCAGAGCTCCTTAACCCAATGaaatgggtttagttgttcacAGCTctggaaaatgaaaacaaagatggagaatacatcatgaaagtaaaactagaagttgcagagaaagtaaaatacaGAGAGTTGTTCTATGCCCAAGGCTCCTAAAGTTTCCAACCCCCTAtctaattcaaagctactcctatatatactactctgcTGATCTTCTAGTTGGCTCTTCAAATCTTGGGTGTGGGCCTTTGaatcttgagtttgaagcagttaTCCTCTTTATTGGGCTTAGCTTTGCTTGCAGAGAGAAAAGGTGAAGTAAGCAGGGACTTTGGCttaggacgttagtggtgtCAACGTTAAGTGAAagtgtgggttcgagaacgttagtgacaatcacctttttcactaacgttcctaACCCAAATATGATCACATtgacttcaacgttagtggcactaacgtgaccactaacgttgcctcttggtccttcgcatacgttattgggacttacctttcccaataacgtggTGAGTCACCCCTTCTCCttacgttagagtccacgttaactaggttaacgtggcttctaacgtagCAATGCCAAttcttcgagaacgttagtgacacttacctttgtcactaacgttccaatgtgcccctacttcccacgttagagtccacgttaactaagttaatgtggCTTCTAACGTAGTCATGTTAGCCATCTcaaacgttagtgacaaaggtgagtgtcactaacgttggctcatcatcTCTTTATCCACATTAGCTTCTACGTTAAcaaagttaacgtgggagttaatgTTGCTCATGGTGGCTCTTGGTGGTTcaccccaacgttagtgacaaaggtaagtgtcactaacgttggcgatcAATTGCTCTctccacgttagcttccacgttaactaagttaacgtgggagttaacgtggctcatggaggcttggccaacgttagtgacaaaggtgaatgtcactaacgttggcttctcttttgcttcttaacgttagagtccacgttaactaagttaacgtggcaactaacgaGGCCAATTATGagcttggtccaacgttagtgacaaaggagagtgtcactaacgttggccttattgtcttcttccacgttagagttcacgttaacttagttaacgtgactcttaacgtgggctatgatggcttcgagggCGTTATTGGTGATTACCTTTCTCACTAACTTTGCAAGCTAGCTCCCATTCTACGTTAGAGGTCACGTTAGTTGAACTAACGTGATTGTTAACGTGGTTCTtctttgcttcctttgtcctaaaATCAAGCtgcaaagtgcatcaaagttctaatccaagtcatgagacatgcatcatccaatttgtCATACAATTCATGTgaaattctcatgaaatcatgtaaagttcacaatgtatgcttgaatcaagatgtaagtgaatatccacccaaaactagcttatttcttaagaaaatacatgaaactatcctaaaaacagtaaagaaaggtcagtaaaactggccaaaatgccctggcatcacaacaccaaacttaaagcttgcttgtccctaagcaagtactggaacaagagaatgatgaatggaattccaagagaaatgagtcattcttgtggaagtCATGTCCCTGgttttatggtggtttcatgcatagcaacttaggttcattgcttcactggctttcagacctttatcatgtCCTAAAATACTCACTTGATTGCATCCCATGAGACTTTTattcattgatccttttgtTGTCATTTCAGGACTTATTTGTGTTCttaggctaagtgctctgtaagggggcaactctttagaataagctttcagccaacactcccgaactagttagttcaaggtgctaggtgttgaaacacccctaaggacttacttcctcaagtctctcccccatacatacacaccacaggcacatagtttgtttattttctttccttgaggtcttggtgtccagcacctcttttggctactaaatgttctgtagcaaagattgctcttgatagtggactttcagctgataatcccgggttagttaacccaagttaccaggtGATAAAGCATCCCTGAGAGCTTAGTAGTCCAAGCAGATCCAtggtacaagaacaccacagacacattcCTCAAGActcaaacccttggtgcctagcttcttttcttgctatttttcttttattcttcactttgattgttctttccctttttcttattaggatcttgttatTTGGTTAGTCTCATGGGGTGTGTTCAAAGCATAGGATTTAGGACAAATAGTTGTCTTCCCAccttgttggtgaaccaacttagctaacttatgatTACACCACAAACTTAGGAACTTACTCCATAGCATGAACTCCACTCTGGTCCTTTATAAAACACTCATTCTCTTTTCATTTTAATAAAAAGGACAAACATACAATTAAGTAAGGAAAAGATGCAGTGACATTCAGACTAGCAAACATAGACCTAAGCTGTGAGAAACTTAAAAACAGAATTGAAAAGGTTCCAACTAATGAGTAACTATTTAATCAAAAGTGCATTTGGACTTCCAATTTTAACATTTTCAATACATGGAATTAAGTAACAATACAACCTTCGAGTGATGGTTTTTAGTTGCCCTCCTCTTTGTCATCATCCATAGTCTTTGCTACTTCACTTCCTTGGATGAAGGTGCATCATTTCCTCATAAGGTTCCTGCAAAgttattggaagttgcttgttcccgaAACACTTGAGAAATAGTTAGCTTGCATGTATGCTTGTGGACTTCTGACTGaatttggtgtgtgaacaccaaacttagttccttgcccaGTACAAAAGTTTGCATACATGCAGAGAACCTCATATCATGTTATTAACAAAACCATTATTAACTAAAGACTAAACTACAGCTACTTGGTTCCCCTGATTGGTTGGAGCTAGCAATGTGTTTTTGGGGTGTAGTGTGATTCTAACTAATAtctttggtggaacaccaaacttagaattacACTTTTAATCTTGGATTGTTTTggtgtggaacaccaaacttagctcctcgCAATACCGGGGAAACAACTTGTGATCTTTATTGAAATGAAAacgaaactacctcaggttaggttgcctcccaacagaGCGCTCTTTTAGCGTCGCTAGCTCGACGATTCCTCCATTACTTGAGATGATACTTTACTCTGGGGTTTTCCCCCATGTTGCCCATATAATGCTTCAGCCTTTGTCCGTTCACAGTGAAAGTCCTCTCTGAACTTTCATCCATGATTTCTATGTATCCATGTGGCGAGACTTTTGTGACAAGAAAAGGTCCGGACCAccttgatttgagttttcctgggaacagtctCAATTTGGAATTGTAGAGGAGTACTTATTGCCCCTTTTCGAAACTCCTGGGTGCAAGATGCAGGTCATgtcttctctttgccttttctttATAAATCTTGGCATTTTCATAGGCTTGTGATCTAAATTCCTCCATCTCTTGCAGCTGCAAGATCCTCTTTGCACCAGCAGCAATGCTATCAAAATTTAGTATCTTGAGAGCCCAGAGAGCTTTGTGTTCCAGCTCCAGCGGTAAATGACAAGctttcccatacaccagttgatatggggacattccaattggtgttttgaatgctgttcggtatgcccaaagagcatcatctagcttcctcgcccaatcctttcttgatGCACCCATAGTCTTTTCCaaaatcctttttagctctctgttggataTCTCAGTTTTCCTACTTGTTTGGAGATGGTAAGGTGTGGCCACCTTGTGTTTTACCCCATATCGTAGGAGGAGAGCTTCTAGTGGTCTATTACAAAAATGACTccctccatcactgatgagtGCTCGGGGGACTCCAAAACGGCTAAAGATATTCTTCCTGAGGAAGTTCAGGACCATCTTGTTATCATTCGTTGGAGTGGCAATAGCCTCTACCCACTTGGAAACGTAatccactgctaccaagatgtacttgtttgaatatgaggttgggaatggtcccatgaaatcgaTTCCCCACACATCAAACAGTTCCAGTTCCAAGATGAAATTTTGTGGCATCTCATTTCTTTTGGGCAAGTTTCCAGATCTTTGGCATTCATTGCAGCTCTTTACTAGTTCTTTGGCATCCTTGAAAAGGGTGGGCCAAAAGAATCCGCTTTGTAGCACCTTTGCTGCAGTTCTGTCCCCTCCAAAATGACCTCCAAAGCATGAGCCGTGGCAATTCCATAGGACCTCTCGTCCTTCTTCTTCCGAGACACATCTTCTAAGGATTCCATCTGAACActtcttgaagagatatggctcatcccagaCAAAATATTTTGCATCATTTATGAGCTTTCTTTTTTTATGCTTATTGATCCCTGGAGGTAGGGCCCCGGTTGCCTTAAAGTtggcaatgtctgcaaaccatggtgcttTGTGAATTGTCATCAATTGCTCATCAGGGAAGAGCTCGTTCACACTTGTATCATGTGTTCCACCTCCCTCATGACGGATTCTGGataggtgatctgctaccttgTTCTCCACTCCTTTCTTATCTTTGATTTCAATATTGAATTCCTGCAACAATAAGATCCATCTTATTAGTCTTGGTTTTGATTCTTGCTTGGCAAACAAATATTTAAGTGCTGTGTGATCTGTAAAGACAATCACTTTAGCACCAATGAGGtatgatctaaatttgtcaaatgcaaaaACTATTGCTAGCAACTCCTTTTCAGTAGTGGTATAATTTCTTTGAGTATCATTAAGGACTTTGCTCGCATAGTATATCACATGGACTAAGTTATCTTTCCTCtgtcctaacactgccccaactgcaaaatcagatgcatcacacatcaattcaaatggtaagttccaatcaggtggggAAATGATAGGAGCAGAGGACAAccttattttcaaattttcaaatgcTAGCATGCATGATTCATCGAAGATAAATGGTGTATCAGATACAAGGAGATTGCTTAAGGGCTTGgctatctttgaaaaatctttaataaaccttctgtaaaagccAACATGTCCTAAAAAActtctaattgccttgacaTCACTAGGTGGAGGAAGTTTTTCAATAAGTTCCACCTTAGCCCTGTCCACCTCAATGCCTTGGTTAGAAACCTTATGGCCAAGGACTATTCCTCctgtcaccataaagtgacatttctcccagttcaaGACCAAATTgatctcttggcaccttttcaataCCAAGGCTAGGTGATTCAGGCAGCTAGTAAAGGAATCTCTGAAAAccgagaaatcatccataaaaacttcaatgaatttctctatcatatctgagaagatagaaagCATGCAATGTTGGAAAGTCgcaggtgcattacatagcccaaatggcatgcgcctgtaggcaaacactccaTATGGGCAAGTAAATGAggttttctcttggtctctgGGATTAACcactatttggttatatcctgaataGCCGTCgagaaaacaataatatgcGTGTCCTGCGAGTCTTTCCAACATCTGATCCATAAATGGGAGGGGGAAATGATCCTTTCGTGTAGCCTCATTGAGTTTCcggtagtctatgcacatccgcCATCCTGTGACGGTCCTTGTAGGAATTAGTTCGTTCTTCTCATTGGGGACTACAGTGATTCCTCCTTTTTTGGGCACGACAAGCACGGGGCTGACCCAGGGGCTATCTGAGATCGGGTAGATTACTCCTCCCTGCCATAATTTCATAACTTCTTTCTGTACCACTTTCTTTATGATTGGGTTAAGCCTCCTTTGGGATTGAATGGACGGTTTGGCTTCATCTTCCAACAGTATCTTATGCCTGCATATGGCTGAACTGATTCCTTTCAGGTCAACGAGggtccatccaatggcatcCTTATGATTTCGCAATACTTGGAGTAGTTCATCCTCTTGATCTTGGCTGAGGGATGAGTTTATGATTACTGGGTAACTTTCATTCTTTCCTAAGTATGCATATTTGAGAGTAGGTGGCAGTGCTTTGAGTTCAAGTTTGGGTGCCTCTATCTTTTCATTCTCTTTCTTTTGTGAACCTTGTATGCAAATCTCTGTTGTTACAACCTCTTCACTAGATGTTGACTCCTCCTCTGTTAACTCTTCAGGTTCTTCCTCTTCAAAACTCTCCTGCACTTCCTCTTCAAGTGAGTCCAACCTCATACATTCCCCCAATTGTTCTGGTGGGTAACTCATGGCCTTAAACACATTGATTGTCATCTTTTTATTGTGTAATCTCAGGGTGAGATCACCCTTTTTGACATCAATGACAGCTCCAGCAGTGGCTAAGAACGGCCTTCCCAGGATGATGGAGGCCTTGGCTTCCTCTTGCATGTCCAGCACTACAAAATCTGCTGAGAATATGAAAtctcccactttcaccagcaaATCTTCTACTATGCCATAAGGGAACTTGAACGATCAGTCTGCCAGTTGTAAGGccatttttgttggtttagccTCCTCGATCTTCATCTTCCTCATCATAGCTACTGACATCAAGTTGATGCTAGCTCCtaagtcacatagagccttctctACTGTGATTTTCCCTATAATACAAGGGATCTGGAAGCTCCCAAGATCTTTCAATTTCTGGGGCAGTTTATGCTGAATgatagcactacattcttcagttaGTATCACAGTCTCGTTGTTcttccagcttctcttcttAGTCATTAGCTCCTTTAAAAACTTGGCGTAGAGTGGCATTTGTTCTATTGCTTTAGCAAAGGGTATGTTGATTTTGAGCTTCTTGAAGATTTCCAAAAATCTCAAGAATTGGTTTTCATCCCCCTTCTTCCTCAACTGCTGAGGGTATGGAACTCTTGGGGTGTCTAGCTTCAacattccttcttctttttgtGAACTTGAAATGGAAGCTTGAGCTCCATcttgcttttcttctttttcatttgaGCCCTCCTCTTGTGGTTTTTGGGAGGATTCCTTCAGTTCCTTCCCACTCCTGAGGGTGATAGCTTGACACTCCTCCCTTTGGTTTGAGTTAGTATCGCTGCAAAGGTTGTGGCTGCGAATATGCTTGAATAGGTACCCAATTTGTGTCTCAAGTTTCTTGATGGCAGCATCTTGATTCTGCATATTGGACTGCACTTCTCTCAAAATGCTTTACTGTCTTAGATCTTTTTGCATATGCTTTCAAGTAAGTTTTCAATCCTTGAGAGTCTGTCATCAGAAGGTGATGGTGAGTTGAGATTGGAGGGATGAGAATGGTTAGGTTGGCTTTGGTATAGGTGTTGA
This window contains:
- the LOC130975175 gene encoding uncharacterized protein LOC130975175 encodes the protein MQEEAKASIILGRPFLATAGAVIDVKKGDLTLRLHNKKMTINVFKAMSYPPEQLGECMRLDSLEEEVQESFEEEEPEELTEEESTSSEEVVTTEICIQGSQKKENEKIEAPKLELKALPPTLKYAYLGKNESYPVIINSSLSQDQEDELLQVLRNHKDAIGWTLVDLKGISSAICRHKILLEDEAKPSIQSQRRLNPIIKKVVQKEVMKLWQGGVIYPISDSPWVSPVLVVPKKGGITVVPNEKNELIPTRTVTGWRMCIDYRKLNEATRKDHFPLPFMDQMLERLAGHAYYCFLDGYSGYNQIVVNPRDQEKTSFTCPYGVFAYRRGIVLGHKVSNQGIEVDRAKVELIEKLPPPSDVKAIRIGAVLGQRKDNLVHVIYYASKVLNDTQRNYTTTEKELLAIVFAFDKFRSYLIGAKEFNIEIKDKKGVENKVADHLSRIRHEGGGTHDTSVNELFPDEQLMTIHKAPWFADIANFKATGALPPGINKHKKRKLINDAKYFVWDEPYLFKKCSDGILRRCVSEEEGREVLWNCHGSCFGGHFGGDRTAAKVLQSGFFWPTLFKDAKELVKSCNECQRSGNLPKRNEMPQNFILELELIAAGAKRILQLQEMEEFRSQAYENAKIYKEKAKRRHDLHLAPRSFEKGQ
- the LOC130975176 gene encoding uncharacterized protein LOC130975176; translation: MQNQDAAIKKLETQIGYLFKHIRSHNLCSDTNSNQREECQAITLRSGKELKESSQKPQEEGSNEKEEKQDGAQASISSSQKEEGMLKLDTPRVPYPQQLRKKGDENQFLRFLEIFKKLKINIPFAKAIEQMPLYAKFLKELMTKKRSWKNNETVILTEECSAIIQHKLPQKLKDLGSFQIPCIIGKITVEKALCDLGASINLMSVAMMRKMKIEEAKPTKMALQLAD